The nucleotide window AGGTGAGCCGCCCGTAGGAGCTGGTGCGAAACCATTGCGAGGTCTGCGGGAAGAACTCCGCGAGGCGTTCCTCCGCGGTCCCCGAGCCCGGGGCGTCGGAGAAGTCGATCATGAGGTTGAGGGCCTTGATCCGACCCGTGGAGCGCGCGTAGCCGGGCGCGGTCGGCATGCCCTCCGACATCTGTACGCCCATGGCCGCGGTTATCCGGCAGGCGCCGAGCGGGGAGTCCTCGGCGGCGGCGGACGGGCCCGCGGAGGCGCGGCTGGGGGCGGGGAGGTTGCTGCTGGCCGTGGCCATGACCGCGATGACCAGGGCCGTCGCCCCGGCGAGTGCGATCGGGTGGCGGTGTCTGCGTATCCGGTGGCGGGGCTGCTGCATAGAGGCGCCTTCGGGTTCCGCGGCAGTCGGCCGGCTCTGACTGCGCTCTGGCGATCAGCCTGTGCCGGGCGCCTCGGGGCCGCGCGCTGACTGCGCCGATCGGTGGATTTCCCCGTCGTAACTGTGACCCAAGTCACACCCGAAGCCGAAATACCGGGGACTCCCTCCCCGTTTGACTCTATGTCCCCCCGCTAAACGGGGAAGAGTTCCCCGCTTGCGCCGAGTGCATCGAGGCGGAACCACACATCGAAGGGGAAGGGCAGACGTCGTGAAGACCGGCACCGATACCGAGAACTGCGTCGTCCGGCGCCGTGCGTCCCGTCCGCGGGCCGACGCGCTGCGCAACCGGGAACGGATCGTGACGGCCGCACTGGAGATGTTCGTCGAGTTCGGACCCGACGTGCCTCTCGACGAGGTCGCGCGCCGGGCGGGCGTCGGTAACGCCACGCTCTACCGGAACTTCCCCGACCGGGCGGCCCTCACGCACGAGGTCGTCCTCTCGGTCACCTCCCGCACCACAAACCGGGCCGAAGAGGCCGTCGCGGCGGAGTCCGACCCGTTCGCCGCGCTCAGCCGCTTCGTGCACGCCGCCGCCGACGAGCGGATCGGTGCCCTGTGCCCGATGCTCTCCGGCAGCTTCGACCAGAACCATCCCGAACTGCTCGCCGAGCGCGACCGCCTGGAACAGGCCGTCGAAGGACTCGTGGAGCGCGCCATGACCGCGGGGCGCCTGCGTACCGACATCGCCGTCGGTGACGTACTGGTCGCCCTCTCCCAGCTCACCCGGCCGCTGCCCGGCATCGCCTGCCTGGACATCGACCGGTTCACCCACCGTCATCTGCAGCTGTTCCTGGACGGGCTGGAAACCCCGGCCCGGTCCGTGCTGCCCGGTTCGGCGGCGACCCTGGAGGATCTGCGGCGCGGGCCCGACGCCCGGCCGACGACGACGTGAACCACCCGGTGTAACCCACCGCCGCACCGAGACTTCCGAACCGGGTCCGACGGCACAGGCCCCGGCCCCCGGCACCGCACGCCCGTTCTTCGCCGACATCACGACTCCCGCGCCCCGATGCGCCCTTAGGTGGCTCTCCCATGTCTAAGACAGCCGACACACGGCTCCCCGATCCCAGTCGCTGGAAAGCGCTGGCCTTCATCGCCCTCGCCCAGCTGATGGTCGTGCTCGACGCGACGATCGTGAACATCGCGCTGCCTTCGGCCCAGACCGACCTGGGCATCTCCGAAGGCAACAAGCAGTGGGTCATCACCGCCTATGCCCTCGCCTTCGGCGGGCTGCTCCTCTTCGGCGGACGCCTCGCCGACCTCTGGGGCCGTAAGCGCGTCTTCGTGATCGGCCTCCTCGGCTTCGCCGCGGCCTCCGCCCTCGGTGGCGCCGCGCAGAGCGAGGCGATGATGTTCGCCTCCCGCGCGCTGCAGGGTGCCTTCGGCGCACTGCTCGCCCCGGCGGCACTCTCGCTCCTCGCCGTGATGTTCACGGATGCCAAGGAGCGCGCCAAGGCGTTCGGCATCTACGGTGCGATCGCCGGTGGCGGTGGCGCGGTCGGCCTGATCCTGGGCGGCTTCCTCACCGAGTATCTGAACTGGCGCTGGACGTTCTTCGTCAACATCCCCTTCGCCATCGTCGCCGCCGCGGGTGCCTACTTCGTCATCCGTGAGCCGGCCGGCGGCCGCAACCGCTCGCCCCTCGACATCCCCGGCGTCATCCTGTCCACGCTGGGACTCGTCGCGCTCGTGTACGGCTTCACCCGCGCCGAGTCCTCGAGCTGGACGGACGGCCTGACCGTCACCATGTTCGTGGCCGCCGTCGTGCTGCTGCTCGCCTTCATCGTCACCGAGTCACTGGTGAAGTCGCCGCTGCTGCCGCTGCGCGTCCTCGCCGAGCGCAACCGCGGTGGTGTCTACCTCTCGCTGGGTCTCGCCGTCATCGCGATGTTCGGGCTCTTCCTGTTCCTCACGTACTACCTCCAGATCGTCAGGGGCTACTCGCCGGTCAAGACCGGCTTCGCCTTCCTGCCGATGATCGTGGGCATGATCACCGGGTCCACCCAGATCGGTGCCCGCCTCATGACCCGGGTGCCGCCCCGCCTGCTGATGGGCCCCGGCTTCCTGGTCGCCGCGCTCGGCATGCTGCTGCTCACCCAGCTGGAGACCGACTCCAGCTACGCGGGCGTCATCCTCTTCGGTCAGCTGCTGCTCGGCCTGGGTATGGGTACGGCGTTCATGCCGGCGATGTCCCTGGCCACGCACGGCATCGAGCCGCGTGACGCGGGTGTCGCCTCGGCGATGGTCAACACCTCGCAGCAGGTCGGCGGCGCCATCGGCACCGCGCTGCTGAACACCATCGCGGCCGGCGCCACCACGGCGTACATCGCGGACCACGCCGCGGGAGCCACGGACCCGAAGCTGCTGCAGTACCAGGCCATGGTCGCCGGCTTCACCAGCGCGATCTGGTGGGCGGTCGGCATCCTCCTCGCCTCCTCGGCGATCGCGGTGTGGCTGATCAACACGGGACGCCCGGGCACCGGAGCGGACGGCTCGGTCACCGAGTCCGCGGACGGCGTCCAGGACGACATCAAGATCCCGGTCATCGCACACTGACGCGGGCGGTGCGCCCGACGTGATCTGCGACCTGCGCCCCGGCTCCGTCATCGGAGCCGGGGCGCACGCGTAGGCCGGTCGTGCCGGTGCTCCGGCCGGTTCAGCGGAGCCAGGGAAGGTCCGCCCCGGTGTCCTCGGGTTCGAGTCCGGCGGCCATCACCCGCATGATCTCGCCGAGCCCGCGCACCTGGTCCGGCGTGAGCCGGTCGAACATCGCCTGGCGCACGGCGGTGACATGGCCCGGTGCGGAACGGCGGAGCATCGCGAAACCCTCCTCGGTGAGCACCGCGTTCTGGCCGCGCTTGTCCGAGGGGCAGTCCTCGCGCCGCACCCAGCCGTTCTTCTCCAGCCGGGCGATGGCGTGTGAGAGCCGGGACCGGGTGATCTTGGCGTCCTTGGCCAGCCCGGTCATCCGCATCTGCCGGCGGGGCGCCTGGGAGAGCTGGACGAGCAGACCGTAATAGATGTGAGGCATGCCGGCATCGCGCTGCAGCTGGCGGTCGAGGTGATCCTCCAGGAGCGTGGTGGCGTCGCGGTAGGCACGCCAGACGCTCTGCTCCTCGTCCGTGAGCCAGCGCGGTTCGCCGGTGGTTGCCGTGGTCATGGAGTCCACTCTACGACCCTTTCTTGAAAGTTGAACTAGATAGGGCTAAGGTCTCTTGGTATTGGAACTTGAAGTTTCAATGGAGTGGTGAAGTGTTCAACGGAGTGTCGGGACGAGTTCGGACGGATTGCCGGCAGCGAGCCGAACCGCAGAGGAACGGGAGTGTCATGACTGTCACCGTGGAGCGCATGCCCGCCCTCTACCTCTCCCACGGGGCGCCCCCGCTCGCCGACGACCCGGTCTGGCCCGGCGAACTGGCCGCCTGGTCCGCCACTCTGCCCCGCCCCACCGCCGTCCTCATGGTCTCCGCCCACTGGGAGGAGGCCCCGCTCGCCCTCGGCGCCATCGAGACCGTGCCGCTCGTGTACGACTTCTGGGGCTTCCCCGAGCACTACTACCAGGTGCGGTACGCGGCCCCGGGTGCGCCCCGGCTCGCGGAGAGCGTCCGCAGGCTGCTGCGGGGCGCCGGTACGCCGGTCCAGGACATCCCGGACCGGGGACTCGACCACGGGGCCTACGTGCCGCTCGTGGAGATGTTCCCGGGTGCCGACATCCCCGTGCTCCAGATCTCCATGCCGACCCTCGAGCCGCAGAAGCTGATGGACATCGGGCGCAGGCTCGCGCCGCTGCGGGACGAGGGTGTGCTGATCGTCGGCAGCGGCTTCTTCACCCACAACCTGGCCGCGCTCCGGCACCCGGGCGGCGGTACCCCCGGCTGGTCGGCCGAGTTCGACGACTGGGGGGACCGGGCGCTGCGGGCGCAGGACATCGATGCCCTGCTGGACTTCGAGAACAAGTCCCCGGCGGGCCGGCTGGCCCACCCGCGTACGGAACACTTCGCACCGCTCTTCGTGGCGCTGGGCGCCGCGGAGCACGAACTCCATCAGGGGCGGAGCGTCATCGACGGCTTCTGGATGGGTCTGGCCAAGCGCTCGGTGCAGTTCGGCTGAGCGCTTCCGGGGGCCCGGGGGTCCAGGGGTCCGGCGGGGCTCAGGACTCCCAACCCAATGACTTCTCGTACCAGGCCACGTCCCAGTAGCGGCCGAACTTCCGGCCCACCTCCGAGTACGTCCCGATGTGGCGGAAGCCGAAGGCGTCGTGCAGCCGGGCGGACGGCTCGTTGGGCTGGGCGATGCCCGCGTAGGCGCGGTGGACGTGCTCGTCGGTCAGTGCTTCGAACAGGGCCTTGTACAGCAGGGTGCCCAGTCCGCGCCCTCTCGTGTCCGGTGCGCAGTAGACGCTCACCTCGACGGATGTGCCGTACGCCGCCTTGGGGCGGAAGGGGCTGCTGGTCGCGTATCCGAGGACACGTGGCATGTTCCCGCTTTCCCGGGCAACCAGGAGACGGTGGGGGCCGTCCTCAGGGTGGGAGCGCAGCCAAGGGAGGCGCTGTTCGGGGGTGAAGGGGACTGTGTCAAAGGTGAGGGCGGTCTCACGGACGTAATGGTTGTAGATGTCGGTGAGGGCCACCACGTCCCCCTCCGATCCCGCGCTGACCTGCACTTCTGTGGGTATCTGCACCATGTGTCCTCCCGCTGGGGCCGACAGGGTACTGCATGAACTCGAAAGTGAATGCGCCCCAGGGGAATTCTGTCCGGATTCCAGTCGTTGTTTCCATCGGATGCAGGGCACCCGTAGAGGGTGTCGCGACCTACTCAGCAAGGGAGCACGCATGGCAACCCGTGCCGTCGCCCGTCGTTCGTCCACCACCGGTGGGACAAGCCGGGCGAGCAGTGTTCGCGCCGTGGGCGGGGAAATCGCCGATCGCGACCTGGTCGGCATGTACCTGGAGGAAATCGCCCGTACGCCGCTGCTCGACGCCGCCAAGGAAGTCGAGCTGTCGCAGATCCTCGAGGCGGGTGTCTACGCCCAGCAGATCCTCGACGGTGCGGTGGAGGGCGAAGCCGGCGGGGCGAAGCGCGAGGAGCTGGAGGCGCTCGTCACCGAAGGCGAGCGCGCGAAGGACGTGTTCATCCGGTCCAACCTCCGGCTGGTCGTCGCCGTGGCCAGACGCTACCCGCGAGCGGGTCTGCCCCTGCTCGACCTGATCCAGGAAGGCAACGCCGGCCTGGTGCGCGCGGTCGAGAAGTTCGACTACGCCAAGGGGTTCAAGTTCTCCACGTATGCGACGTGGTGGATCCGCCAGGCCATCACCCGTTCCATAGCCGACCAGTCCCGCACGATCCGGCTTCCCGTCCACCTGGTGGAGGAGCTGGGCCGGATCCGCCGGGTGCAGCGCGAGTTCAACCGCGAGCACGGGCGCGACCCGGAGCACGCGGAGATCGCCGCCGAGCTGGACTCGACCACGGAGCGTGTGGGGAACGTCCTGGACTGGGCCCGTGACCCGGTCAGTCTGAACATGCCTGTCGACGACGAGGGCGACACCCAGTTCGGTGACCTCCTGGAGGACACCTCCGCCGTCTCGCCCGAGACATCCGTGATGACGCTGCTGCGCAGCGAGGAGCTGGAAGACCTCATCGGCAAGCTCGACAACAGGACCGCCTCGATCATCCGTATGAGGTACGGCATCGAGGACGGCCGCGAGCGGACCCTCACCGAAGTCGGCAAGCAGCACGGCCTCACACGGGAGCGGATCCGCCAGATCGAGAAGCACGCACTGCTCGAATTGAAGCGAATGGCTCACGACACGGGCTTTGACGCTGCGGCGTGAGCCAATAACCCGTAACCTCACCATCAAGACCGGTTCACACCGGCACCTGAGCTGAGTCCCGGCGCCCACCCCCCCCCCCGGCGCCGGGGCTCATTCATGTCCGGGGGTCTTTCCTCACCGCTCCCGACCGCTTCAGGAAGCTGTGGACGCCCGCGTCAGCCGGGCTCCCAGGCCGCTCAGGTACTCCACCAGCTGAGGCGGCCCGTGTGCCGTGAACTCGCAGTCGACGAGTGCCAGCCTCAGCGCCACCCACTCCAGCGAGTCCGTCGACACCGCCCGCAGCCGGCAGCTGTCCTCACCGGTCGGCTCCGGTACGCCGAGCCATCGAGGCAGCCGCGCCGCCACGAAGTCGGCCGGGGCCCGGAAGACGACGTCGACCGGCAGCTCCGCCTGCATCCGGGACATGGACCGGGCGAAGAACCGGGCGGCGTCCCCGTCCTCCCCGGGCAGCTCGCGCGGAGTGAAGCGGGCCCCGGTCGTCGTCGGCTCACTGACCCGGTCCACCCGGAACGTACGCCAGTCCTCGCGCTCCAGGTCGTACGCGACGAGGTACCAGCGGTGCCCCGTGCTCACCAGCCGCTCCGGTTCGACCAGCCGCTTGGTCTCGGCACCATCCTTCGCCCGGTACGCGAACCGCAGCCGCTCCCGCCCGGTGACCGCCGACGCCATCACCGTCAGTGTGCGCGGGTCGATCGTGGCGCCGTCGCCCCGGGTGAGCGGCAGGGTGGCGTTCTGCAGCGACGAGACCCGCTGGCGCAGCCGGGAGGGCAGTACCTGCTCCAGCTTCGCCAACGCCCGGACGGATGCCTCGTCCACGCCCTCGATGGCGTGCCCGGCCCCGGCCCGCAGCCCGACCGCGATGGCCACCGCCTCCTCGTCGTCGAGCAGGAGGGGCGGCATGGCGGTGCCCGCGACGAGGCGGTAGCCGCCGACCGAGCCGCGCGTCGCCTCGACCGGATAGCCGAGGTCGCGGAGCCGGTCGATGTCGCGGCGGATCGTGCGCGGGCTGACCTCCAGGCGGTCGGCCAGTTCGGTGCCCGGCCACTCACGCGGCGTCTGGAGGAGCGACAGCAGATTCAGCAGGCGTGCCGGGGTATCTGTCATGCCGTCCAGGATGCCCGTTCATCAGGTCACGAACTGTCCTAATGCCCCTCTAGTTTCTTCCCATGACTTCTTCCCAACCGCTGCCGTCCGCGACGGCCGCCCGCACGGCGACCGAGGGCCCTGCGGCCCCGGCCGACCGGCGCCGCTGGTACGCGCTCGCCATCGTGATGACCGCGGCCTTCATGGACCTGGTCGACGTCACGATCGTCAACATCGCCATCCCGAGCATCAAGCAGGACACCGGCGCCTCGTTCAGCGCGATCCAGTGGATCACCGCGGGATACGCCCTCGCCTTCGCGGCCGGGCTGATCACGGGTGGCCGGCTGGGCGACATCTACGGCCGCAAGCGGCTCTTCCTCATCGGCATCGGCGGCTTCACCGTCTCCTCGGCCCTCTGCGGCTTCGCGGCCGACCCGGAGATGCTGGTCGCCTCCCGCATCCTCCAGGGCGCCATGGCGGCGCTGATGGTCCCGCAGGTGCTCTCCATCGTGCACGCCACCTTCCCCGCGCACGAACGCGGCAAGGTCTTCGGCCTCTTCGGCGCGGTCGTCGGGCTCGGCGCGGTCTCCGGACCGCTGCTCGGCGCGCTGCTCACCGGCTGGAACCTCTTCGGTCTCGAATGGCGTCCGATCTTCCTGATCAACCTGCCGGTCGGTATCGCCGGCCTGATCCTGGGCAGCAAGTTCATCAGTGAGTCGAAGGCGCCCAAGGCGCTCCGTCTCGACCTGGTCGGTGTGGGCCTCGTGACGCTCGGCCTGCTGATGCTGATCTTCCCACTGACCCGGGGGCACGAGCTGGGCTGGCCGCTGTGGGGTCATCTGTCGATGGCGGGCAGCCTTCTGGTGCTCCTGGTGCTGGTCGCGTACGAGCGGCACAAGACGGCCAAGGACGGCTCGCCGCTCATCGAGCTGTCCCTGTTCCGGGTCAGGAGCTTCGCCGCGGGCGTCGCCGTACAGCTGACCTTCGGTATCGTCCTCGGCATCTTCTTCCTCGTCTGGACGCTCTACATGCAGATGGGGCTGGGCTGGAGCGAGCTGCGGGCGGGCACGACGGGCGTCCCCTTCTCGATCGCCGTCTCGGCCGCCGCCGGGCTCTCCGTGCAGAAGCTGGTGCCCCGCTTCGGCCGCAAGGTCCTCCAGGTGGGCGCGCTGCTGATGATCGCCGGACTGCTGCTCTACATCTGGGAGTCCGAGCGCTACGGCATGGACATCACCCCGTGGCAGATGGCACTGCCGCTGGTCGTCATGGGAGTGGGGATGGGGCTGATCGTGGCCCCGCTGACGGACGCGGTGCTCTCCGAGGTGCCCAAGGAGCACTCGGGGTCTGCGTCCGGGCTGTTCAACACGATGCAGCAGATGGGTACGGCGCTGGGGCTCGGTCTCGTCTCGGTGGTCTTCTTCGGAGTGGTCGACGACGGGGCGGCGCGGGGCGTCATGGGACCGGCGTTCGTCGAGGCGTTCCAGCAGTCGCTGTGGTGGGTGGCCGGTGTGCTCGCTGTGATCTTCCTGCTGATGTTCGCTCTGCCGGCCAGGCCGAAGGCCCATGCCGAGGACCCGGCCGAGGACCCGGCCGACGCCGCTCCGGGGCCGGAGGGCGACGCCGTCACGGAGCCCGTGCTGACGCACTGAGCGAGTCCGGTCCGCGGACCGCACGGGTCCGCGGACCGCACGGGTCCGCGGACCGCACGGGTCCGCGGGCCTCACCGGTCCGCGGGCCGCACGGGGGCATCACCGCACGCGCGTCAGCAGATGCGCGTGCGGCTCTCCATGGCCTGGCGTGCGGCGTGCTCGTCCCCGTAGACCTCGCACATGTGACGGCCGTCGGGGGTGGCGGTGTGCTCGACCTCCCAGAGGCAGAGCTCGCTGCCGTCCAGGAGCAGGAACGCGTGCTCGTAGAGCGTGAAACCGGCGTCCCGGCCGTCGACGGGGCACTGCCGGCCGAAGATCTGGGTGATGTGGTGGGCGAAGGCGGCCCGCAGCAGACGCGCGGTCTCCTCGCCCGGCCGGTCGCTGTTCTCCGCGCGGCGCAGGACCCGGCGGGCGTGGTCCGCGGAGTTGTCCGGGGCGTACGTCCGGGGCAGCGGGACCGGGGGAGCGGACATCAGGACCGTGAGGATCTCCAGGTCGCCGTGCGGACTCTCGTCGCCGAAGGCCGGGGCGTCGGAGAAACTGCCGGCCAGCCGCACCGCCGCGACGTGCGCGTCGGACTCGTCGTCGTACAGCTCGTGGCGGCGAGGGGCCGTGAGGTCCCGGCCGCTGCTGTGGACGAGCTCCCAGAGGGAGAGCGCGGAGCCGTCGGGAAGCAGATAGGTGTGCCGGTAGGTCTCGCGGTGCAGGACCGAGCTGTGGTGGGAGGAATGCAGGGAGCTGCTGTGCGCCAGCGCGCCTCCGAGCTGTTCGACCGTGCTGTCGGGCAGGTCGAAGGAGTTGAGGGCGCGTCGCAGGAGTCGCTCGAGGTGCTGCTCGGTTGTCTCGTACGGATCGCTCAAGGTGCTGTCTCCAGGCCGTCGCCGCGTGTTACTTGGTGCGTGCTTAACGTAGTCCCTGGGTCTGACATCGTGACCGGGGATCGGGAAAACGTAGGGCACACGCGAAAAGTTCCCGGTACTTTTCGGATGCTTCGGGTGAACTTCCCTGTGTCGAGGGGGAGTCGGACCTGCTTGCTCGTCGCGCCGGTCGCGCGGCGCGCTCACTCCGCAACCACCCGAAACAGGATCAATCGCCTTTTACGGTCATACGGTAGCCGGGTGACCGAGCCATCAGAAACCTCAGCGGGATCCAGCGAGGAGCTCCGGGGCTTCAGCCCCGGGAAGTATCGCTTCTCTGGACTGCTCTGGCGTGCGGGTACACGTCGGACGTTCCTGCTGCTCGATGTACTCCTTGATGACGGACAACGGTGCTCCGCCGCAGAAAGCCGTGGCGGAGCCTGCGGGCGGAGACGCCCTTGAGGGAGCCCACCAGCTTGGAGAGGGACACCTTGGGCGGGTAGTACACGAGAAGGTGGACGTGGTCGCGTTCGCCGTTGAACTCGACCAGCTCGGTTTCGAAGTCCGCACAGACGGATCGCATGACTTCCTCGCAGCGTGGAAGGATCTCGTCGGTGAACGGCCCACGCCGGTACTTGGGGGTAAAGACCAAATGGGCGTGGAGGATGCAGACGACCGTACGACCCCTGCGGATACTGGGGTTTGGTTCCCATCGCGGTGAGCACCGGTACCGCCTGGTGGGGCACCGGCTTCCTCTGTCTCTCGTTCCTCGTGGTCCTCGGACTGTGGCTGCTCGATCCGAAGGACCGTTGACCACCGCCGTATCCTGGAGACATGAGCACCGCCCCCGCCCACGGACCGCGAGATTCGAAGCCGCAGCAGCAGCAGCCGCACGAGCAGCAGCCGCAGGAGTCCGAACCCACCTCGGCTCTCGTCTTCGACGATCCGTTGGACAGGCAGTCCTCGGACGATACGGACCGAGGGTGGGGTGAGCGGACTCCGAGCGGTGGCAGCGCCGCGGATCTGGCGCGCTTCCTCGACGAGAAGCCGCCTCACCACGTCTGAGCCCCGCCGCCTCGCCCGTCCCGGCTCCGCCGCGGCGGGACGCGCCGTCTCCCGTGCTACTCGTCGGTCCCCCTGTCACTCGCCGCGCCGTCCCCGGCCGTATCGCCGCGCTGCTGCACCAGGAGCGCGTCCCGGATCTAGTGCGCATCTGCCACCGCCACGGCCAGTTGCCCCGAGACCCCGGCGCCGACCAGCGCCGTCGCGGTGTCCCGGTCCACGGTCAGCACGACCAGGGCTCCGCCGCCCGCGTCCGGCCCGTCCGCGACCGTGTTGTCCGGCGGGCGCGGCACGGACGCCACCCGTACCCCCTTCGCCACCACGCGTGCGTCGGATTCCGCGTCGTCGGCGGCGATCACATCGACGCGGTCGCCGGGCCGCAGCAGCCGGACCGTCGCCGCATCGGCGATCCGGACCGGCGCCGACACCAGGCGCCCGTGCCGCCGCACCGCCGCTCCCGGCACGGCCGCCGCTTCCCCCGCGACGCCCGGACCGGCGGCACTCGCCCCCGGGGCGGCGAGTCCCGGGGTGGCGAGTTCGGGGGTGGCGAGTCCCGAAGCGGCCAGCGCGGCAGCGGTCAGAGCCAGCCCCGCCGCCATGGTGCGACGCTGCCTCCGCAGCGCCCGCCGCAGCCGGTGTGCGCCACCCCCACGCAGCCGCAGAGGAGGGAACGGAGGCACCCCGCACGGGGCCGGTGCCACCACCGGCAGCCACGGATGCCGCGCATCGGCCGCGGACGGGAGCGAAGGAGTTCGTACGTGGGGTGCGGACGGGGACATGGCTGACACCACCTGCCGTGACGGGAGAAAGAACGAGGGGAGTGCGGCGGGCCGACCCGCCGAACTCCCCTCACCCTCCACCGTCCGAGGACATCCTGCTGAGCCCTGTGGACAGCGCACAGCTTGTGGAAATCTCCGACACCCACACGTGCCGCACCAGCCCCACAGCTCGCCCTGGCACGCTCGTCCCGGCACGGCACGGCCCCGCTAAGGCAGTTCGACTCCCGTATCGATGCCGTCCAGCGCGTGCGCGCAGGCGCAGTCGCGGTCCGCGGTCTTCGGCAGCCCGGTCACCGCGTCGAACAGCACCGACCGCAGCCGGTCCACGTTGGCGGCGAACACCTTCAGCACATCCTCGTGGGAGACGCCCTCGCCGGCCTCGGCGCCCGCGTCGAGGTCCGTCACCAGCGTCAACGTCGTGTAGCAGAGGGCGAGTTCGCGGGCGAGTACGGCCTCCGGATGTCCGGTCATCCCGACCACCGACCAGCCCATCGCCGCGTGGAAGCGCGACTCGGCCCTGGTTGAGAAGCGCGGTCCCTCGACCACGACCAGCGTCCCGCCGTCCACGGCGTCCCAGTCGCGCCCACGCGCTGCGGCAAGGGCGGCCTTCCGGCCGTGGGGGCAGTACGGATCGGCGAAGCCGAGGTGGGCCACCTTCGGCTCCACGCCGTCGGCCCGCGTCACTCCGTCGTAGTACGTCTGTGTGCGGGCCTTGGTCCGCTCCACCAGCTGGTCCGGCACGAGCAGCGTCCCCGGCCCGTACTCCGGCCGCAGTCCGCCCACCGCGCACGGCGCGAGCACCTGACGTACACCGACCGAGCGCAGCGCCCACAGATTGGCCCGGTAGTTGATGCGGTGCGGCGGCACGTGGTGACCACGCCCGTGGCGGGGCAGGAACGCGACACGGCGTCCGGCGACCTCGCCCAGGAAGAGCGAGTCGCTGGGCTGCCCGTACGGGGTGTCCACACGGACCTCGGTGACGTCCTTCAGGAAGGAGTACAGACCCGAGCCGCCGATCACTCCGATGTCCGCGCCACCCGCCGGAACGCCGGCCACGTTCCCTGCCTCTGCACCAGCTTCTGCGTTAACCATGCGGTCACACTAGGCCCTCCGTACGGCACGGGGACGCACACGAAGACCCCGCCGGTCCGAAGATCGACGGGGTCCCGTTGAAGCTTGTCCGTACGACGGCTCAGGCAGCCGACGTACCACTCGACGAAGCCGACGCGGACGAAGCCGCGGCGGACGAGGAGGACGACGAAGACGCCGTCGACTTCGAGTCCGACCCGGTCGTCGACGACGACGAGGAAGCGGAATCTGACGCCTTCGCGGGCGACGAAGCCGGCGTGCTGCTCGACGAGGAGCCGCGGCTGTCGTTCCGGTAGAAACCGGAACCCTTGAAGACAATGCCGACCGCCGAGAACACCTTCTTCAGGCGTCCCTCGCAGTTCGGGCACACGGTCAGGGCATCATCGGTGAACTTCTGCACCGCCTCGAGGCCCTCGCCGCATTCGGTGCACTGGTACTGATAGGTCGGCACTTGCTCCTCCTGGCACTCTCACTCAATGAGTGCTAACGACGCTCCATACTGACGTATTCCGCTCGATCAGTCCACCGTGACCGGCTCGCGGTGACCGACACCACGTGCGACCAGCCGTCCGGAGGCCCGCGGGGCGAGTCGCGAGCGCAGTGCCAGCAGGGTCGCCAGCGCCAGCGCGGTCCCCACCAGCGGGACCACGAAACCGGTGCTCGCGCCTTGGCGGTCGGCGAGCTGTCCGGCCACGGTCACCGCTCCCGCCTGGCCGAGCGCGACCGCGCCC belongs to Streptomyces finlayi and includes:
- a CDS encoding TetR/AcrR family transcriptional regulator — protein: MKTGTDTENCVVRRRASRPRADALRNRERIVTAALEMFVEFGPDVPLDEVARRAGVGNATLYRNFPDRAALTHEVVLSVTSRTTNRAEEAVAAESDPFAALSRFVHAAADERIGALCPMLSGSFDQNHPELLAERDRLEQAVEGLVERAMTAGRLRTDIAVGDVLVALSQLTRPLPGIACLDIDRFTHRHLQLFLDGLETPARSVLPGSAATLEDLRRGPDARPTTT
- a CDS encoding MFS transporter, with the translated sequence MSKTADTRLPDPSRWKALAFIALAQLMVVLDATIVNIALPSAQTDLGISEGNKQWVITAYALAFGGLLLFGGRLADLWGRKRVFVIGLLGFAAASALGGAAQSEAMMFASRALQGAFGALLAPAALSLLAVMFTDAKERAKAFGIYGAIAGGGGAVGLILGGFLTEYLNWRWTFFVNIPFAIVAAAGAYFVIREPAGGRNRSPLDIPGVILSTLGLVALVYGFTRAESSSWTDGLTVTMFVAAVVLLLAFIVTESLVKSPLLPLRVLAERNRGGVYLSLGLAVIAMFGLFLFLTYYLQIVRGYSPVKTGFAFLPMIVGMITGSTQIGARLMTRVPPRLLMGPGFLVAALGMLLLTQLETDSSYAGVILFGQLLLGLGMGTAFMPAMSLATHGIEPRDAGVASAMVNTSQQVGGAIGTALLNTIAAGATTAYIADHAAGATDPKLLQYQAMVAGFTSAIWWAVGILLASSAIAVWLINTGRPGTGADGSVTESADGVQDDIKIPVIAH
- a CDS encoding MarR family winged helix-turn-helix transcriptional regulator encodes the protein MDSMTTATTGEPRWLTDEEQSVWRAYRDATTLLEDHLDRQLQRDAGMPHIYYGLLVQLSQAPRRQMRMTGLAKDAKITRSRLSHAIARLEKNGWVRREDCPSDKRGQNAVLTEEGFAMLRRSAPGHVTAVRQAMFDRLTPDQVRGLGEIMRVMAAGLEPEDTGADLPWLR
- a CDS encoding dioxygenase family protein; its protein translation is MTVTVERMPALYLSHGAPPLADDPVWPGELAAWSATLPRPTAVLMVSAHWEEAPLALGAIETVPLVYDFWGFPEHYYQVRYAAPGAPRLAESVRRLLRGAGTPVQDIPDRGLDHGAYVPLVEMFPGADIPVLQISMPTLEPQKLMDIGRRLAPLRDEGVLIVGSGFFTHNLAALRHPGGGTPGWSAEFDDWGDRALRAQDIDALLDFENKSPAGRLAHPRTEHFAPLFVALGAAEHELHQGRSVIDGFWMGLAKRSVQFG
- a CDS encoding GNAT family N-acetyltransferase, with the translated sequence MVQIPTEVQVSAGSEGDVVALTDIYNHYVRETALTFDTVPFTPEQRLPWLRSHPEDGPHRLLVARESGNMPRVLGYATSSPFRPKAAYGTSVEVSVYCAPDTRGRGLGTLLYKALFEALTDEHVHRAYAGIAQPNEPSARLHDAFGFRHIGTYSEVGRKFGRYWDVAWYEKSLGWES
- a CDS encoding sigma-70 family RNA polymerase sigma factor encodes the protein MATRAVARRSSTTGGTSRASSVRAVGGEIADRDLVGMYLEEIARTPLLDAAKEVELSQILEAGVYAQQILDGAVEGEAGGAKREELEALVTEGERAKDVFIRSNLRLVVAVARRYPRAGLPLLDLIQEGNAGLVRAVEKFDYAKGFKFSTYATWWIRQAITRSIADQSRTIRLPVHLVEELGRIRRVQREFNREHGRDPEHAEIAAELDSTTERVGNVLDWARDPVSLNMPVDDEGDTQFGDLLEDTSAVSPETSVMTLLRSEELEDLIGKLDNRTASIIRMRYGIEDGRERTLTEVGKQHGLTRERIRQIEKHALLELKRMAHDTGFDAAA
- a CDS encoding helix-turn-helix transcriptional regulator, with product MTDTPARLLNLLSLLQTPREWPGTELADRLEVSPRTIRRDIDRLRDLGYPVEATRGSVGGYRLVAGTAMPPLLLDDEEAVAIAVGLRAGAGHAIEGVDEASVRALAKLEQVLPSRLRQRVSSLQNATLPLTRGDGATIDPRTLTVMASAVTGRERLRFAYRAKDGAETKRLVEPERLVSTGHRWYLVAYDLEREDWRTFRVDRVSEPTTTGARFTPRELPGEDGDAARFFARSMSRMQAELPVDVVFRAPADFVAARLPRWLGVPEPTGEDSCRLRAVSTDSLEWVALRLALVDCEFTAHGPPQLVEYLSGLGARLTRASTAS